The Equus przewalskii isolate Varuska unplaced genomic scaffold, EquPr2 ChrUn-10, whole genome shotgun sequence genome window below encodes:
- the DCST2 gene encoding DC-STAMP domain-containing protein 2 isoform X1 → MAKIMKDVVRPSGAEEPSMARAVVRSVGGFTLGLSLATAYGLLELLVEGHSPWGCLVGTFTLAAFLSLGMGFSRQVRVTVLLLLPQAFSKQGRALLLVVAFGLVLQGPCANTLRNFTRASEAVACGAELALNQTAEMLERAKQPLVSALNKIKAIAQKAKEVADGVRKFFRSIMDGVKHVARALRNVWYWLLHIGDVCNAELGNPYLKCARVFDDAKDNCMKVIPQAYHLCYVLMPFKLVLCGLASAVQVFCVIPKYIQPFLRKTIGTPVMKLINRVRQEFEFNVTATHHFSVDLNASRSLSQVALDLHEAVSMKLYRVREALALMGYTTPLLLTLLYLQALFYRYCYLNWDHYDNIYITSRFMHMEAVRSMAGLPTVLPLSAHEARHYIQPGSIFLSRWEQIFYIMATFNLIRHLLLVLLLVFLDYAVFWVLDLARHQLQGEIVARSPVLVSITVEGTGYTGKIYRDLVSAFDVLQQGNISILSRRCLLHPSEPDPTGYILIGTMYGLCFFVTLFGNYVSRLRRVICASYYPLREQERITYLYNVLLSRRTNLLAALHRTVRRRAADQGHMSVLQGLAMRCSCLAPFISHFWKPQAYCLGCGQPQDEGDMENFVSCSTPGCQALFCTTCFRLLDNTCSVCASPLSYQGKLDLELDSSDEEGPQLWLAAIRKKDPEQEWLLRQRLQEELNRTVSSESSSESSDRDEEKGPQKRTHRQQPLPEAKSVSIPMPAQPH, encoded by the exons ATGGCCAAAATCATGAAGGATGTTGTGCGCCCCTCGGGGGCTGAGGAGCCAAGCATGGCGCGGGCTGTGGTCCGCAGCGTGGGGGGCTTCACCCTGGGCTTGTCCTTAGCCACGGCCTATGGgctcctggagctgctggtggaAGGGCACAGCccctggggctgcctggtgggCACCTTCACTTTGGCTGCCTTCCTTAGCCTGGGCATGGGATTCTCCCGCCAGGTCCGAGTCACAGTCCTCCTGCTACTGCCCCAGGCCTTCTCCA AGCAGGGCCGGGCACTGCTGTTGGTGGTTGCCTTTGGGTTGGTGCTGCAAGGACCTTGTGCCAACACCCTGCGCAACTTCACCCGGGCCAGTGAGGCGGTGGCCTGTGGGGCAGAACTGGCCCTGAACCAGACGGCCGAAATGCTGGAGCGGGCCAAGCAGCCCCTTGTCA GTGCCCTCAACAAGATTAAAGCCATTGCCCAGAAGGCCAAAGAGGTGGCTGACGGGGTCCGCAAGTTCTTTCGGTCAATCATGGATGGCGTGAAGCACGTAG CCAGGGCCCTGCGGAACGTGTGGTACTGGCTCCTGCACATCGGCGACGTGTGCAACGCCGAGCTGGGAAACCCTTACTTGAAGTGTGCCCGGGTCTTTGATGATGCCAAAGACAACTGCATGAAGGTCATACCACAAGCCTACCACCTGTGTTACGTGCTCATGCCCTTCAAGCTGGTGCTCTGTGGACTCGCCAGTG CGGTTCAAGTGTTCTGCGTCATCCCCAAGTACATCCAACCCTTCCTGCGCAAGACCATTGGCACCC CTGTGATGAAGTTGATTAACCGGGTGCGTCAAGAGTTTGAGTTCAATGTGACAGCCACTCACCACTTCTCTGTGGACCTCAATGCCTCTCGGAGCCTGTCCCAGGTAGCTCTGGACCTCCACGAGGCTGTCAGCATGAAGCTGTACCGTGTCCGTGAGGCCCTGGCTCTGATGGGCTACACCACACCTCTGCTGCTCACTCTGCTCTACCTCCA AGCCCTGTTTTACCGGTACTGTTACCTGAACTGGGACCATTACGACAACATCTACATCACCAGCCGCTTCATGCACATGGAAGCCGTCCGCTCCATGGCGGGATTGCCCACAGTGCTGCCGCTTAGTGCCCACGAGGCCAGACACTACATCCAGCCGG GCTCCATCTTCCTGTCCCGGTGGGAGCAAATTTTTTACATCATGGCAACCTTCAACCTTATTCGGCACCTCCTCCTGGTGCTGCTCCTGGTCTTCCTGGACTATGCTGTTTTCTGGGTGCTCGACCTAGCCCGGCACCAGCTGCAGGGCGAGATCGTGGCCCGCA GCCCTGTGTTAGTATCCATAACCGTGGAAGGCACCGGCTATACTGGGAAGATTTACCGTGACCTGGTGTCGGCATTTGATGTCCTGCAGCAAGGCAACATCAGTATCTTGTCCCGGCGCTGCCTCCTGCATCCCTCGGAGCCTGACCCCACTGGTTACATACTCATCG GCACCATGTATGGCCTATGCTTCTTTGTCACTCTGTTTGGCAACTATGTCAGTCGGCTGCGGCGGGTCATCTGTGCCTCCTACTACCCATTGCGGGAGCAG GAGAGGATCACCTACCTCTACAATGTACTTCTGAGCCGCCGAACCAACCTGTTGGCTGCCCTGCATCGAACCGTGAGGCGGCGGGCAGCTGACCAGGGCCACATGAGTGTCCTCCAGGGGCTGGCCATGAG GTGCTCCTGCCTGGCTCCATTTATCAGCCACTTTTGGAAGCCCCAGGCCTACTGCCTGGGCTGCGGGCAGCCCCAGGACGAGGGGGACATGGAGAACTTTGTGTCCTGCAGTACCCCCGGCTGCCAAG CTCTCTTCTGCACCACCTGCTTCCGCCTCCTGGACAACACCTGCTCCGTGTGTGCATCTCCTCTCTCCTACCAGGGGAAACTGGACCTGGAGCT GGACTCCAGTGACGAGGAGGGCCCCCAGCTATGGCTGGCTGCAATTCGAAAAAAGGACCCTGAGCAAGAGTGGTTACTGCGGCAACGGCTCCAAGAAGAGCTGAACAGGACCGTCTCATCAGAGTCCAGCTCCGAGTCCAG TGACCGGGATGAGGAAAAGGGCCCTCAGAAGAGGACCCACAGgcagcagcccctccctgagGCCAAGTCTGTCAGCATTCCCATGCCTGCTCAGCCCCACTGA
- the ZBTB7B gene encoding zinc finger and BTB domain-containing protein 7B isoform X2 has translation MSQPGPCPPSLQAAAPGEGWPGPSQAPWQSPEEKMGSPEDDLIGIPFPEHSSELLSCLNEQRQLGHLCDLTIRTQGLEYRTHRAVLAACSHYFKKLFTEGGGGAVMGAGGGGTAAGGAGAGVCELDFVGPEALGALLEFAYTATLTTSSANMPAVLQAARLLEIPCVIAACMEILQVSGLEAPSPDEDDCERARQYLEAFATATASGVPNGEDSPPQVPLPPPPPPPPPPRPVARRSRKPRKAFLQTKGARANHLVPEVPTVPTHPLTYEEEEVAGKVGSSGGSGLADSYSPPTGTASPPEGPLSYEPYEGEEEEEELVYPPAYGLAQSGGPPLSPEELGSDEDAIDPDLMAYLSSLHQDALAPGLDGQDKLVRKRRSQMPQECPVCHKIIHGAGKLPRHMRTHTGEKPFACEVCGVRFTRNDKLKIHMRKHTGERPYSCPHCPARFLHSYDLKNHMHLHTGDRPYECHLCHKAFAKEDHLQRHLKGQNCLEVRTRRRRKDDAPPHYPPPSAATPSPAGLDLSNGHLDTFRLSLARFWEQSAPTGPPVSTPGPPDDDEEEGAPTTPQAEGAMESS, from the exons ATGTCACAGCCTGGTCCGTGTCCTCCCTCACTCCAAGCTGCCGCACCTGGAGAAGGCTGGCCAGGCCCCTCTCAGGCTCCCTGGCAGAGCCCAGAG GAGAAGATGGGGAGCCCTGAGGACGACCTGATCGGGATTCCATTCCCTGAACACAGCAGTGAGCTCCTGAGCTGCCTCAACGAACAGCGCCAGCTGGGCCATCTGTGTGACCTAACCATCCGGACGCAGGGCCTTGAATACCGCACCCACCGGGCTGTGCTGGCTGCCTGCAGCCACTACTTTAAGAAACTCTTCACCGAGGGCGGTGGCGGGGCCGTCATGGGGGCTGGGGGCGGCGGGACAGCCGctgggggagcaggggctggcGTGTGTGAGCTGGACTTTGTGGGGCCAGAGGCACTGGGTGCCCTGCTCGAGTTTGCCTATACAGCCACACTGACCACCAGCAGCGCCAACATGCCGGCAGTGCTCCAGGCCGCCCGGCTGCTGGAGATCCCATGTGTCATCGCTGCCTGCATGGAGATTCTGCAGGTCAGTGGGCTAGAAGCTCCCAGCCCTGATGAGGATGACTGTGAGCGAGCCCGCCAGTACCTGGAGGCCTTCGCCACAGCCACGGCCTCAGGAGTTCCCAACGGGGAAGACAGCCCTCCACAGGTGCCCCTCCCGCCACCGccgccaccaccgccaccacctcGGCCTGTTGCCCGCCGCAGCCGCAAGCCCCGAAAAGCTTTCTTGCAGACCAAGGGGGCCCGGGCAAACCACCTAGTGCCCGAGGTGCCCACAGTGCCCACCCATCCCTTGACCtatgaggaggaggaggtggcaggcAAAGTGGGCAGCAGTGGGGGCAGTGGCCTGGCGGACAGCTACAGCCCTCCAACAGGGACTGCCTCACCCCCTGAGGGGCCCCTGAGCTACGAGCCCTATGAGggtgaagaagaagaggaggagctggTATATCCCCCAGCCTATGGGCTGGCACAGAGCGGCGGGCCCCCGCTGTCCCCAGAGGAGCTGGGCTCAGATGAGGATGCCATCGATCCTGACCTGATGGCCTACCTAAGTTCGCTGCACCAGGATGCCCTGGCACCAGGCCTAGATGGCCAGGACAAGCTGGTGCGCAAACGCCGCTCCCAGATGCCCCAGGAGTGCCCGGTCTGCCACAAGATCATCCACGGGGCAGGCAAACTGCCACGCCACATGAGGACCCATACAGGGGAGAAGCCCTTCGCCTGTGAAGTCTGCGGTGTCCGTTTCACCCG GAATGACAAGCTGAAGATCCACATGCGGAAGCACACAGGAGAGCGCCCCTATTCGTGCCCGCACTGCCCAGCCCGCTTCCTGCACAGCTATGACCTCAAGAACCACATGCACCTGCACACGGGAGACCGGCCCTATGAGTGCCACCTGTGCCACAAGGCTTTCGCCAAGGAGGACCACCTGCAGCGCCACCTCAAGGGCCAGAACTGCCTGGAGGTGCGCACCCGGCGGCGACGCAAGGACGATGCACCACCCCACTACCCACCACCCTCTGCTGCCACCCCATCCCCCGCTGGCCTCGACCTCTCCAATGGCCACTTGGACACCTTCCGCCTCTCTCTAGCTCGATTCTGGGAGCAGTCAGCCCCTACTGGGCCCCCGGTCTCCACCCCGGGGCCCCCTGATGACGATGAGGAGGAGGGGGCACCCACCACGCCTCAAGCTGAAGGTGCCATGGAGTCCTCTTAA
- the DCST2 gene encoding DC-STAMP domain-containing protein 2 isoform X3 — protein MAKIMKDVVRPSGAEEPSMARAVVRSVGGFTLGLSLATAYGLLELLVEGHSPWGCLGRALLLVVAFGLVLQGPCANTLRNFTRASEAVACGAELALNQTAEMLERAKQPLVSALNKIKAIAQKAKEVADGVRKFFRSIMDGVKHVARALRNVWYWLLHIGDVCNAELGNPYLKCARVFDDAKDNCMKVIPQAYHLCYVLMPFKLVLCGLASAVQVFCVIPKYIQPFLRKTIGTPVMKLINRVRQEFEFNVTATHHFSVDLNASRSLSQVALDLHEAVSMKLYRVREALALMGYTTPLLLTLLYLQALFYRYCYLNWDHYDNIYITSRFMHMEAVRSMAGLPTVLPLSAHEARHYIQPGSIFLSRWEQIFYIMATFNLIRHLLLVLLLVFLDYAVFWVLDLARHQLQGEIVARSPVLVSITVEGTGYTGKIYRDLVSAFDVLQQGNISILSRRCLLHPSEPDPTGYILIGTMYGLCFFVTLFGNYVSRLRRVICASYYPLREQERITYLYNVLLSRRTNLLAALHRTVRRRAADQGHMSVLQGLAMRCSCLAPFISHFWKPQAYCLGCGQPQDEGDMENFVSCSTPGCQALFCTTCFRLLDNTCSVCASPLSYQGKLDLELDSSDEEGPQLWLAAIRKKDPEQEWLLRQRLQEELNRTVSSESSSESSDRDEEKGPQKRTHRQQPLPEAKSVSIPMPAQPH, from the exons ATGGCCAAAATCATGAAGGATGTTGTGCGCCCCTCGGGGGCTGAGGAGCCAAGCATGGCGCGGGCTGTGGTCCGCAGCGTGGGGGGCTTCACCCTGGGCTTGTCCTTAGCCACGGCCTATGGgctcctggagctgctggtggaAGGGCACAGCccctggggctgcctg GGCCGGGCACTGCTGTTGGTGGTTGCCTTTGGGTTGGTGCTGCAAGGACCTTGTGCCAACACCCTGCGCAACTTCACCCGGGCCAGTGAGGCGGTGGCCTGTGGGGCAGAACTGGCCCTGAACCAGACGGCCGAAATGCTGGAGCGGGCCAAGCAGCCCCTTGTCA GTGCCCTCAACAAGATTAAAGCCATTGCCCAGAAGGCCAAAGAGGTGGCTGACGGGGTCCGCAAGTTCTTTCGGTCAATCATGGATGGCGTGAAGCACGTAG CCAGGGCCCTGCGGAACGTGTGGTACTGGCTCCTGCACATCGGCGACGTGTGCAACGCCGAGCTGGGAAACCCTTACTTGAAGTGTGCCCGGGTCTTTGATGATGCCAAAGACAACTGCATGAAGGTCATACCACAAGCCTACCACCTGTGTTACGTGCTCATGCCCTTCAAGCTGGTGCTCTGTGGACTCGCCAGTG CGGTTCAAGTGTTCTGCGTCATCCCCAAGTACATCCAACCCTTCCTGCGCAAGACCATTGGCACCC CTGTGATGAAGTTGATTAACCGGGTGCGTCAAGAGTTTGAGTTCAATGTGACAGCCACTCACCACTTCTCTGTGGACCTCAATGCCTCTCGGAGCCTGTCCCAGGTAGCTCTGGACCTCCACGAGGCTGTCAGCATGAAGCTGTACCGTGTCCGTGAGGCCCTGGCTCTGATGGGCTACACCACACCTCTGCTGCTCACTCTGCTCTACCTCCA AGCCCTGTTTTACCGGTACTGTTACCTGAACTGGGACCATTACGACAACATCTACATCACCAGCCGCTTCATGCACATGGAAGCCGTCCGCTCCATGGCGGGATTGCCCACAGTGCTGCCGCTTAGTGCCCACGAGGCCAGACACTACATCCAGCCGG GCTCCATCTTCCTGTCCCGGTGGGAGCAAATTTTTTACATCATGGCAACCTTCAACCTTATTCGGCACCTCCTCCTGGTGCTGCTCCTGGTCTTCCTGGACTATGCTGTTTTCTGGGTGCTCGACCTAGCCCGGCACCAGCTGCAGGGCGAGATCGTGGCCCGCA GCCCTGTGTTAGTATCCATAACCGTGGAAGGCACCGGCTATACTGGGAAGATTTACCGTGACCTGGTGTCGGCATTTGATGTCCTGCAGCAAGGCAACATCAGTATCTTGTCCCGGCGCTGCCTCCTGCATCCCTCGGAGCCTGACCCCACTGGTTACATACTCATCG GCACCATGTATGGCCTATGCTTCTTTGTCACTCTGTTTGGCAACTATGTCAGTCGGCTGCGGCGGGTCATCTGTGCCTCCTACTACCCATTGCGGGAGCAG GAGAGGATCACCTACCTCTACAATGTACTTCTGAGCCGCCGAACCAACCTGTTGGCTGCCCTGCATCGAACCGTGAGGCGGCGGGCAGCTGACCAGGGCCACATGAGTGTCCTCCAGGGGCTGGCCATGAG GTGCTCCTGCCTGGCTCCATTTATCAGCCACTTTTGGAAGCCCCAGGCCTACTGCCTGGGCTGCGGGCAGCCCCAGGACGAGGGGGACATGGAGAACTTTGTGTCCTGCAGTACCCCCGGCTGCCAAG CTCTCTTCTGCACCACCTGCTTCCGCCTCCTGGACAACACCTGCTCCGTGTGTGCATCTCCTCTCTCCTACCAGGGGAAACTGGACCTGGAGCT GGACTCCAGTGACGAGGAGGGCCCCCAGCTATGGCTGGCTGCAATTCGAAAAAAGGACCCTGAGCAAGAGTGGTTACTGCGGCAACGGCTCCAAGAAGAGCTGAACAGGACCGTCTCATCAGAGTCCAGCTCCGAGTCCAG TGACCGGGATGAGGAAAAGGGCCCTCAGAAGAGGACCCACAGgcagcagcccctccctgagGCCAAGTCTGTCAGCATTCCCATGCCTGCTCAGCCCCACTGA
- the DCST2 gene encoding DC-STAMP domain-containing protein 2 isoform X2, giving the protein MAKIMKDVVRPSGAEEPSMARAVVRSVGGFTLGLSLATAYGLLELLVEGHSPWGCLVGTFTLAAFLSLGMGFSRQGRALLLVVAFGLVLQGPCANTLRNFTRASEAVACGAELALNQTAEMLERAKQPLVSALNKIKAIAQKAKEVADGVRKFFRSIMDGVKHVARALRNVWYWLLHIGDVCNAELGNPYLKCARVFDDAKDNCMKVIPQAYHLCYVLMPFKLVLCGLASAVQVFCVIPKYIQPFLRKTIGTPVMKLINRVRQEFEFNVTATHHFSVDLNASRSLSQVALDLHEAVSMKLYRVREALALMGYTTPLLLTLLYLQALFYRYCYLNWDHYDNIYITSRFMHMEAVRSMAGLPTVLPLSAHEARHYIQPGSIFLSRWEQIFYIMATFNLIRHLLLVLLLVFLDYAVFWVLDLARHQLQGEIVARSPVLVSITVEGTGYTGKIYRDLVSAFDVLQQGNISILSRRCLLHPSEPDPTGYILIGTMYGLCFFVTLFGNYVSRLRRVICASYYPLREQERITYLYNVLLSRRTNLLAALHRTVRRRAADQGHMSVLQGLAMRCSCLAPFISHFWKPQAYCLGCGQPQDEGDMENFVSCSTPGCQALFCTTCFRLLDNTCSVCASPLSYQGKLDLELDSSDEEGPQLWLAAIRKKDPEQEWLLRQRLQEELNRTVSSESSSESSDRDEEKGPQKRTHRQQPLPEAKSVSIPMPAQPH; this is encoded by the exons ATGGCCAAAATCATGAAGGATGTTGTGCGCCCCTCGGGGGCTGAGGAGCCAAGCATGGCGCGGGCTGTGGTCCGCAGCGTGGGGGGCTTCACCCTGGGCTTGTCCTTAGCCACGGCCTATGGgctcctggagctgctggtggaAGGGCACAGCccctggggctgcctggtgggCACCTTCACTTTGGCTGCCTTCCTTAGCCTGGGCATGGGATTCTCCCGCCAG GGCCGGGCACTGCTGTTGGTGGTTGCCTTTGGGTTGGTGCTGCAAGGACCTTGTGCCAACACCCTGCGCAACTTCACCCGGGCCAGTGAGGCGGTGGCCTGTGGGGCAGAACTGGCCCTGAACCAGACGGCCGAAATGCTGGAGCGGGCCAAGCAGCCCCTTGTCA GTGCCCTCAACAAGATTAAAGCCATTGCCCAGAAGGCCAAAGAGGTGGCTGACGGGGTCCGCAAGTTCTTTCGGTCAATCATGGATGGCGTGAAGCACGTAG CCAGGGCCCTGCGGAACGTGTGGTACTGGCTCCTGCACATCGGCGACGTGTGCAACGCCGAGCTGGGAAACCCTTACTTGAAGTGTGCCCGGGTCTTTGATGATGCCAAAGACAACTGCATGAAGGTCATACCACAAGCCTACCACCTGTGTTACGTGCTCATGCCCTTCAAGCTGGTGCTCTGTGGACTCGCCAGTG CGGTTCAAGTGTTCTGCGTCATCCCCAAGTACATCCAACCCTTCCTGCGCAAGACCATTGGCACCC CTGTGATGAAGTTGATTAACCGGGTGCGTCAAGAGTTTGAGTTCAATGTGACAGCCACTCACCACTTCTCTGTGGACCTCAATGCCTCTCGGAGCCTGTCCCAGGTAGCTCTGGACCTCCACGAGGCTGTCAGCATGAAGCTGTACCGTGTCCGTGAGGCCCTGGCTCTGATGGGCTACACCACACCTCTGCTGCTCACTCTGCTCTACCTCCA AGCCCTGTTTTACCGGTACTGTTACCTGAACTGGGACCATTACGACAACATCTACATCACCAGCCGCTTCATGCACATGGAAGCCGTCCGCTCCATGGCGGGATTGCCCACAGTGCTGCCGCTTAGTGCCCACGAGGCCAGACACTACATCCAGCCGG GCTCCATCTTCCTGTCCCGGTGGGAGCAAATTTTTTACATCATGGCAACCTTCAACCTTATTCGGCACCTCCTCCTGGTGCTGCTCCTGGTCTTCCTGGACTATGCTGTTTTCTGGGTGCTCGACCTAGCCCGGCACCAGCTGCAGGGCGAGATCGTGGCCCGCA GCCCTGTGTTAGTATCCATAACCGTGGAAGGCACCGGCTATACTGGGAAGATTTACCGTGACCTGGTGTCGGCATTTGATGTCCTGCAGCAAGGCAACATCAGTATCTTGTCCCGGCGCTGCCTCCTGCATCCCTCGGAGCCTGACCCCACTGGTTACATACTCATCG GCACCATGTATGGCCTATGCTTCTTTGTCACTCTGTTTGGCAACTATGTCAGTCGGCTGCGGCGGGTCATCTGTGCCTCCTACTACCCATTGCGGGAGCAG GAGAGGATCACCTACCTCTACAATGTACTTCTGAGCCGCCGAACCAACCTGTTGGCTGCCCTGCATCGAACCGTGAGGCGGCGGGCAGCTGACCAGGGCCACATGAGTGTCCTCCAGGGGCTGGCCATGAG GTGCTCCTGCCTGGCTCCATTTATCAGCCACTTTTGGAAGCCCCAGGCCTACTGCCTGGGCTGCGGGCAGCCCCAGGACGAGGGGGACATGGAGAACTTTGTGTCCTGCAGTACCCCCGGCTGCCAAG CTCTCTTCTGCACCACCTGCTTCCGCCTCCTGGACAACACCTGCTCCGTGTGTGCATCTCCTCTCTCCTACCAGGGGAAACTGGACCTGGAGCT GGACTCCAGTGACGAGGAGGGCCCCCAGCTATGGCTGGCTGCAATTCGAAAAAAGGACCCTGAGCAAGAGTGGTTACTGCGGCAACGGCTCCAAGAAGAGCTGAACAGGACCGTCTCATCAGAGTCCAGCTCCGAGTCCAG TGACCGGGATGAGGAAAAGGGCCCTCAGAAGAGGACCCACAGgcagcagcccctccctgagGCCAAGTCTGTCAGCATTCCCATGCCTGCTCAGCCCCACTGA
- the ZBTB7B gene encoding zinc finger and BTB domain-containing protein 7B isoform X1, which produces MGSPEDDLIGIPFPEHSSELLSCLNEQRQLGHLCDLTIRTQGLEYRTHRAVLAACSHYFKKLFTEGGGGAVMGAGGGGTAAGGAGAGVCELDFVGPEALGALLEFAYTATLTTSSANMPAVLQAARLLEIPCVIAACMEILQVSGLEAPSPDEDDCERARQYLEAFATATASGVPNGEDSPPQVPLPPPPPPPPPPRPVARRSRKPRKAFLQTKGARANHLVPEVPTVPTHPLTYEEEEVAGKVGSSGGSGLADSYSPPTGTASPPEGPLSYEPYEGEEEEEELVYPPAYGLAQSGGPPLSPEELGSDEDAIDPDLMAYLSSLHQDALAPGLDGQDKLVRKRRSQMPQECPVCHKIIHGAGKLPRHMRTHTGEKPFACEVCGVRFTRNDKLKIHMRKHTGERPYSCPHCPARFLHSYDLKNHMHLHTGDRPYECHLCHKAFAKEDHLQRHLKGQNCLEVRTRRRRKDDAPPHYPPPSAATPSPAGLDLSNGHLDTFRLSLARFWEQSAPTGPPVSTPGPPDDDEEEGAPTTPQAEGAMESS; this is translated from the exons ATGGGGAGCCCTGAGGACGACCTGATCGGGATTCCATTCCCTGAACACAGCAGTGAGCTCCTGAGCTGCCTCAACGAACAGCGCCAGCTGGGCCATCTGTGTGACCTAACCATCCGGACGCAGGGCCTTGAATACCGCACCCACCGGGCTGTGCTGGCTGCCTGCAGCCACTACTTTAAGAAACTCTTCACCGAGGGCGGTGGCGGGGCCGTCATGGGGGCTGGGGGCGGCGGGACAGCCGctgggggagcaggggctggcGTGTGTGAGCTGGACTTTGTGGGGCCAGAGGCACTGGGTGCCCTGCTCGAGTTTGCCTATACAGCCACACTGACCACCAGCAGCGCCAACATGCCGGCAGTGCTCCAGGCCGCCCGGCTGCTGGAGATCCCATGTGTCATCGCTGCCTGCATGGAGATTCTGCAGGTCAGTGGGCTAGAAGCTCCCAGCCCTGATGAGGATGACTGTGAGCGAGCCCGCCAGTACCTGGAGGCCTTCGCCACAGCCACGGCCTCAGGAGTTCCCAACGGGGAAGACAGCCCTCCACAGGTGCCCCTCCCGCCACCGccgccaccaccgccaccacctcGGCCTGTTGCCCGCCGCAGCCGCAAGCCCCGAAAAGCTTTCTTGCAGACCAAGGGGGCCCGGGCAAACCACCTAGTGCCCGAGGTGCCCACAGTGCCCACCCATCCCTTGACCtatgaggaggaggaggtggcaggcAAAGTGGGCAGCAGTGGGGGCAGTGGCCTGGCGGACAGCTACAGCCCTCCAACAGGGACTGCCTCACCCCCTGAGGGGCCCCTGAGCTACGAGCCCTATGAGggtgaagaagaagaggaggagctggTATATCCCCCAGCCTATGGGCTGGCACAGAGCGGCGGGCCCCCGCTGTCCCCAGAGGAGCTGGGCTCAGATGAGGATGCCATCGATCCTGACCTGATGGCCTACCTAAGTTCGCTGCACCAGGATGCCCTGGCACCAGGCCTAGATGGCCAGGACAAGCTGGTGCGCAAACGCCGCTCCCAGATGCCCCAGGAGTGCCCGGTCTGCCACAAGATCATCCACGGGGCAGGCAAACTGCCACGCCACATGAGGACCCATACAGGGGAGAAGCCCTTCGCCTGTGAAGTCTGCGGTGTCCGTTTCACCCG GAATGACAAGCTGAAGATCCACATGCGGAAGCACACAGGAGAGCGCCCCTATTCGTGCCCGCACTGCCCAGCCCGCTTCCTGCACAGCTATGACCTCAAGAACCACATGCACCTGCACACGGGAGACCGGCCCTATGAGTGCCACCTGTGCCACAAGGCTTTCGCCAAGGAGGACCACCTGCAGCGCCACCTCAAGGGCCAGAACTGCCTGGAGGTGCGCACCCGGCGGCGACGCAAGGACGATGCACCACCCCACTACCCACCACCCTCTGCTGCCACCCCATCCCCCGCTGGCCTCGACCTCTCCAATGGCCACTTGGACACCTTCCGCCTCTCTCTAGCTCGATTCTGGGAGCAGTCAGCCCCTACTGGGCCCCCGGTCTCCACCCCGGGGCCCCCTGATGACGATGAGGAGGAGGGGGCACCCACCACGCCTCAAGCTGAAGGTGCCATGGAGTCCTCTTAA